The Calliphora vicina chromosome 3, idCalVici1.1, whole genome shotgun sequence genome contains a region encoding:
- the LOC135954005 gene encoding T-box transcription factor TBX3-like, producing MITMNELVDLRMQQQIAHEILYRQQIMQRIPDPFAAMMPAMHMPPQMLIPSHPPLPGVEAKLENNDLWQQFHKIGTEMIITKSGRRMFPSMRVSLKGLEEESQYCVLIEMVPIGDCRYKFSGSQWVPAGGAEPQSPQRMYLHPDSPATGSHWQAQPILFNKVKLTNNTLDNNGHIVLASMHKYQPRIHVIRTNDLAQIPWAPQQAFVFPETEFVAVTAYQNDRITKLKIDNNPFAKGFRESGQSKCKRKMSLSPSPSEENQNNSSHCDDDQSSVASSQDSPQAKRLCMRDEPLPYMDLNNVMRYALQPNMNDMISPAFFPQLTQQSMPMFMPALPSYMEPMAAQRLSYHNTSSDYDYTSGNEETSSQISSSHDEQNPELFVDVVSTSSEESQDSAKLLNSTVSPTSSPRLSGSEVPVKRSSFSISSILGSNTRNAVSV from the exons ATGATTACCATGAACGAATTAGTGGATTTAAGAATGCAACAACAAATTGCCcatgaaattttatatagacaacaAATTATGCAACGTATACCCGATCCATTTGCTGCCATGATGCCCGCCATGCACATGCCGCCACAAATGTTAATACCCTCACATCCCCCTTTGCCGGGTGTCGAGGCCAAATTGGAGAATAATGATTTATGGCAACAATTCCATAAAATTGGCACCGAAATGATTATCACCAAAAGTGGAAG acGTATGTTCCCCTCTATGCGTGTTTCACTTAAGGGCTTGGAAGAAGAATCTCAATATTGTGTTTTGATTGAAATGGTACCCATAGGTGACTGCCGTTATAAGTTTTCCGGTTCTCAGTGGGTACCCGCCGGTGGTGCAGAACCTCAATCTCCTCAAAGAATGTACTTGCATCCCGACAGTCCCGCCACTGGTTCACATTGGCAGGCTCAGCCCATACTCTTCAATAAGGTCAAATTGACCAACAACACTTTGGATAATAATGGTCAT atcGTTTTGGCCAGTATGCATAAATATCAACCACGTATACATGTGATACGTACCAATGATTTAGCGCAAATACCCTGGGCTCCCCAACAGGCCTTTGTATTTCCCGAAACGGAATTTGTAGCAGTTACAGCTTATCAG AATGATCGCattacaaaattgaaaattgataACAATCCCTTTGCCAAAGGTTTCCGTGAATCCGGTCAATCGAAATGCAAAAGGAAAATGTCATTATCCCCCTCACCATCggaagaaaatcaaaataattccTCACATTGTGATGATGATCAATCGAGTGTGGCCAGCAGTCAAGATTCACCACAAGCCAAGCGTTTGTGTATGCGTGATGAACCCTTACCCTATATGGATTTAAATAATGTGATGCGTTATGCTTTACAACCCAACATGAATGATATGATCTCACCCGCCTTCTTTCCACAATTGACGCAACAGTCAATGCCCATGTTTATGCCTGCTTTGCCCTCATATATGGAGCCTATGGCCGCACAAAGACTGTCCTATCATAACACTTCCTCGGATTATGATTACACCTCGGGAAATGAGGAAACCTCCAGTCAAATTTCTTCTTCACATGATGAACAAAATCCTGAGCTGTTTGTTGATGTTGTCAGCACCTCGTCTGAGGAGTCGCAAGATTCAGCTAAACTTTTGAATTCTACCGTATCTCCCACCTCTTCACCAAGACTATCGGGTAGTGAGGTTCCCGTGAAACGTAGCAGTTTTAGTATTTCTTCTATATTGGGAAGTAATACACGTAATGCTGTCtctgtttaa